Proteins encoded within one genomic window of Mesorhizobium sp. B2-1-8:
- a CDS encoding ABC transporter substrate-binding protein — MEKLGKSSINITRRRFLHGSAAAGAGLLAGSMLSTSALAQAKPDKLVVAALMIKWRRTLEEEVGPAFEKETGIKVEFEFLPYDALATRIKTQLDASDGSLDVAQFDTVMVNWAAPQLADFNQLIKEYGADGYNWDDFLPAAKDAFTVDGKIVAAPYRFLSTILHYRPDLLEAAGITAAPSTFEEFQNAAIAVTEKFGGEKFGLGIYGRESEAMVRGWNPFQLSSGGRDYNLATKEILINKPESVNSLQFYADLVNKHKVTPPEASTWEYDGLVAGGQADRFAMMVALAPNGTLLDDPEVSKTAGKWAWSTVPGATDPSQSMGWSGGWGIGVAEASANKRWAFEFVKMATNAINLKKSAFDGNSPPRKSNLADAEIVSKLKWSKAFSEQNAVPIPMPNDPVFATCDQQIRPHISRALLGQATAQEALDAAAKEWHRTFQRAGLL, encoded by the coding sequence TTGGAAAAGCTCGGAAAATCATCGATAAATATTACCCGTCGTAGGTTCTTGCATGGATCGGCTGCGGCCGGTGCAGGCCTTCTCGCGGGCTCGATGCTCTCGACTTCGGCGCTGGCGCAGGCAAAGCCAGACAAGCTCGTGGTCGCCGCACTGATGATTAAGTGGCGCCGCACGCTTGAAGAGGAAGTCGGCCCGGCGTTCGAAAAGGAGACGGGCATAAAGGTCGAGTTCGAGTTCCTGCCGTACGACGCTCTTGCGACGCGCATCAAGACGCAGCTTGACGCGAGCGACGGTAGCCTGGATGTGGCACAGTTCGACACCGTCATGGTCAACTGGGCGGCACCGCAGCTGGCGGACTTCAACCAGCTCATCAAGGAATACGGCGCGGACGGCTACAACTGGGACGATTTCCTCCCGGCGGCCAAGGATGCCTTTACAGTGGATGGGAAGATCGTTGCGGCGCCGTACCGGTTCCTCTCGACGATCCTCCACTATCGCCCCGACTTGCTCGAGGCAGCTGGCATCACCGCCGCTCCGAGCACCTTCGAGGAGTTCCAGAACGCCGCGATCGCGGTCACCGAGAAGTTCGGCGGTGAGAAGTTCGGCCTTGGCATCTACGGTCGCGAGTCCGAAGCCATGGTGCGCGGCTGGAACCCCTTCCAGCTCTCCTCTGGTGGACGCGACTACAATCTGGCCACGAAGGAAATCCTCATCAACAAGCCAGAATCGGTGAACTCGCTGCAGTTCTATGCCGATCTCGTCAATAAGCACAAGGTAACCCCCCCCGAAGCATCGACCTGGGAATATGACGGCCTTGTCGCCGGCGGCCAAGCCGACCGGTTCGCTATGATGGTCGCGCTTGCTCCCAACGGCACCCTGCTTGACGATCCGGAAGTCTCGAAGACGGCTGGCAAGTGGGCCTGGTCAACCGTCCCCGGCGCGACCGACCCATCCCAGAGCATGGGCTGGAGCGGCGGTTGGGGTATCGGCGTTGCCGAAGCTTCGGCAAACAAGCGCTGGGCGTTCGAATTCGTCAAGATGGCGACGAACGCGATCAACCTCAAGAAGTCGGCATTCGACGGCAACTCGCCGCCTCGCAAGTCGAACCTTGCTGATGCCGAAATCGTCTCGAAGCTGAAGTGGAGCAAGGCCTTCTCCGAGCAGAACGCTGTGCCAATTCCGATGCCAAACGACCCCGTATTCGCGACCTGCGATCAGCAGATACGGCCACATATCTCGCGCGCACTCTTGGGGCAGGCAACTGCCCAGGAAGCGTTGGATGCAGCTGCGAAGGAATGGCACAGAACATTCCAGCGGGCCGGATTGCTCTAA
- a CDS encoding SDR family NAD(P)-dependent oxidoreductase — MEREILPNGARYPSLKDKVVFITGGASGIGRSLVEHFHDQGAKVAFVDIAERAGNDVASELAARGGHKPYFEACDLRDVARLGEVIDRVGKDIGLVTALINNAGNDDRHSLDAVTSEYFDDRISVNLKHQLFAAKHVRHQMRRAGGGSIINFSSITWMLAEGDCPVYVTSKAAVVGLTRALATELGTEGIRVNAIAPGWVLTERQVALWLDEKGEQQIKERQALKRHLHSPEIARMALFLAADDSRMCSKQTFIVDGGWV, encoded by the coding sequence TTGGAACGTGAAATTCTACCGAACGGGGCTCGTTATCCAAGCCTGAAGGACAAGGTTGTTTTCATTACGGGCGGTGCGTCGGGCATCGGCCGCAGTCTCGTCGAGCATTTTCACGATCAGGGCGCCAAGGTCGCGTTCGTCGATATTGCCGAAAGGGCCGGCAATGACGTGGCTAGCGAACTTGCCGCCCGCGGCGGACACAAACCCTATTTCGAAGCTTGCGACCTGCGCGATGTCGCCAGGCTCGGGGAGGTGATCGACAGGGTCGGAAAGGACATCGGCCTAGTCACTGCGCTGATCAACAATGCCGGCAATGATGACCGCCATAGCCTGGATGCGGTCACGTCGGAATATTTCGATGATCGCATCTCCGTAAACCTTAAGCACCAGCTGTTTGCCGCCAAGCACGTCCGCCACCAGATGCGTAGGGCTGGCGGCGGATCGATCATCAACTTTAGCTCCATCACCTGGATGCTCGCGGAGGGCGATTGCCCGGTCTACGTCACGTCGAAGGCGGCCGTTGTCGGCCTCACCCGCGCGCTGGCCACCGAACTCGGCACCGAAGGTATCCGGGTTAACGCCATTGCTCCGGGCTGGGTGCTCACCGAGCGGCAGGTTGCCCTATGGCTCGACGAGAAAGGTGAGCAGCAGATCAAGGAACGCCAGGCGTTGAAGCGTCACTTGCACTCGCCGGAAATTGCGCGCATGGCGCTGTTCCTTGCCGCAGACGACAGCCGGATGTGCTCGAAGCAGACGTTCATCGTTGATGGCGGCTGGGTCTGA
- a CDS encoding aspartate aminotransferase family protein, producing MSESLSDTVERQRQFIAGGTMSLNRAINPSKLFVRAKGAYLYDVHGREYIDYHAGFAPYLFGHGDAEVDEAVIEAIRSGASLIGAGTMPWEAEIAELLVECVPGLEQLQLTSTGSEAVGYALRLARAHTGRDVVVVMQGGYNGCLDYVSYNLMDPASFVEPHVVGEEYPLSVMSAGVPKVIDQVVRAIEYNDLEAAERTLARGDVAAMILEPILQNIGIVKPLPGYLEGLRALCDKYGTVLIFDEVKTGFRHALGGYQALSGVIPDLCTFGKAVANGYPMGVVGGKRGIMKLCSDPSPSKRVAVAGTYNGHPVNVAAAKACLTRLKTREKEVYSELERLGARLEGGLKQVFSAREYPTTIVRQGSAFTVYFMDHVPVCWRDIATNHNAERDIAFRRALIEEGVFLFPVITKQGSISLAHTDADIDRTIAIAGRVVEKLD from the coding sequence ATGTCAGAAAGCCTGAGCGATACCGTCGAGAGGCAACGTCAATTCATTGCCGGCGGTACGATGTCACTGAACCGCGCCATCAATCCTTCGAAGCTTTTCGTACGCGCCAAAGGCGCTTATCTCTACGATGTCCACGGGCGGGAATATATCGACTACCACGCGGGCTTCGCGCCCTATCTGTTCGGCCACGGGGATGCCGAGGTGGACGAGGCGGTTATCGAGGCGATCCGTTCCGGCGCATCGCTTATCGGGGCCGGGACCATGCCATGGGAAGCCGAGATTGCCGAGCTGCTGGTCGAGTGTGTGCCGGGCCTGGAACAGCTCCAGTTGACCAGCACCGGATCGGAGGCGGTGGGCTATGCGCTGCGGTTGGCGCGTGCGCACACCGGTCGTGATGTCGTTGTCGTTATGCAGGGTGGCTACAACGGCTGCCTCGACTATGTCAGCTATAATCTCATGGACCCGGCGTCGTTCGTCGAGCCGCATGTTGTCGGCGAAGAATATCCGCTGAGCGTTATGAGTGCGGGCGTGCCGAAGGTGATCGACCAAGTAGTGCGGGCGATCGAATATAACGATCTCGAGGCTGCCGAGCGCACCCTTGCGAGGGGTGATGTCGCAGCGATGATCCTCGAACCGATCCTGCAGAACATCGGCATCGTGAAGCCGCTTCCAGGCTATCTTGAGGGCCTGCGCGCGCTCTGCGACAAGTATGGCACGGTCCTGATTTTCGATGAAGTGAAGACCGGGTTCCGCCACGCCCTTGGCGGCTACCAAGCGCTGTCGGGCGTGATCCCAGACCTTTGCACCTTCGGCAAGGCCGTTGCCAATGGCTATCCGATGGGCGTTGTGGGTGGCAAGCGCGGTATCATGAAGCTTTGCAGCGATCCGTCGCCGTCCAAGCGCGTCGCGGTTGCGGGTACCTACAACGGACATCCGGTCAACGTTGCGGCGGCGAAGGCTTGCCTGACCCGTTTGAAGACCCGTGAAAAGGAAGTGTATAGCGAGCTCGAACGCCTCGGTGCGCGTCTCGAAGGCGGTCTGAAGCAGGTCTTCTCAGCGCGTGAATATCCGACCACGATCGTGCGCCAGGGTTCGGCCTTCACCGTTTATTTCATGGACCATGTACCGGTGTGCTGGCGCGATATCGCCACGAACCACAACGCCGAGCGCGACATCGCCTTCCGCCGTGCGCTTATCGAAGAGGGCGTGTTTCTGTTTCCCGTGATTACTAAGCAAGGGAGCATTTCGCTCGCCCACACTGATGCAGACATCGACCGTACGATCGCAATCGCCGGGAGGGTCGTCGAGAAGCTCGACTAA
- a CDS encoding Rieske (2Fe-2S) protein — translation MKHIVAKAADIAPGSRLVVSVKGRSIVLFNLGGEYYGLLNRCPHQAAALSAGLSSGIAVADEPGQVRCLRPGEFIRCPWHGWEFDIRTGQSYCDPSKLAVRQFPVTVEAGAQLVEGPYKAERIEVTQEDDYLAVEV, via the coding sequence ATGAAGCACATAGTAGCTAAGGCGGCTGATATCGCACCGGGAAGCAGGCTGGTCGTGTCCGTGAAGGGTCGCTCAATCGTTCTGTTCAATCTGGGTGGCGAGTACTACGGGCTGCTGAACCGATGTCCGCATCAAGCTGCTGCGCTTTCGGCGGGTCTCAGCTCCGGCATAGCCGTTGCAGATGAGCCGGGCCAGGTTCGGTGCCTTCGCCCGGGCGAATTTATCCGTTGCCCCTGGCATGGATGGGAGTTCGACATCCGGACCGGTCAGTCCTATTGCGATCCCAGCAAGCTCGCCGTTCGCCAGTTCCCCGTGACAGTCGAGGCCGGTGCCCAGCTGGTCGAGGGCCCTTACAAGGCAGAGAGAATCGAAGTCACCCAGGAAGACGACTACTTGGCGGTCGAGGTATGA
- a CDS encoding IlvD/Edd family dehydratase, which translates to MTSDKKYRSRQWFGGADKDAFIHRSSMKMQGFPDHVFDGRPVIGICNTWSEFNPCNSSLRTLAEGVKRGVWEAGGFPLEFPVSSLGEDQLRPTAMLFRNLLAMDVEEAIRGNGMDGVVLLGGCDKTTPGQLMGAASVDLPTIVLSAGPALNGKFRGKSIAGGTDVWRFSEDVRAGTMSMQDFMAAESGISRSVGVCNVMGSASTMASLAEAMGLCLPMNATLPAVDARRMALAHMTGMRIVAMVREDLRLSKVLTRASFENAIVANAAMGGSSNAVVHLLALAGRLGIPLALKDFNLGSDTPLLVDCLPSGQHMMEEFCYAGGVQAVLKAMAPLLQEANSVLNRSILSICAEAECYDASVIRSMDKPVKLAAGIRVLTGNLAPDGAVIKPSAAAESLLEHEGPAYVFESVEDMHNQINDPNLPVTSDTVLVLQGCGPKGYPGMAEVGNMPIPARLVRAGVRDMVRISDARMSGTAFGAVVLHVAPEAAVGGPLALVRTGDRIRLSVKEGSIQLLVDEAELAARREGWQAPALATDRGYVKMYLDHVQQADRGADLDFLVRGSGDRVSREAH; encoded by the coding sequence ATGACCAGCGATAAGAAATACCGAAGTCGGCAGTGGTTTGGTGGTGCCGACAAGGATGCCTTCATTCATCGCAGCTCGATGAAGATGCAAGGCTTTCCCGACCACGTCTTCGACGGCCGCCCGGTCATTGGAATCTGTAATACCTGGTCGGAGTTCAACCCGTGCAACTCCAGCCTGCGCACGCTGGCCGAAGGGGTTAAGCGCGGCGTGTGGGAGGCTGGCGGATTCCCTCTTGAATTTCCGGTAAGTTCACTCGGTGAGGACCAGCTCCGTCCGACGGCCATGCTTTTCCGCAACCTCCTTGCGATGGACGTCGAAGAGGCAATCCGCGGCAATGGGATGGATGGGGTCGTGCTCTTAGGCGGCTGCGACAAGACGACGCCAGGCCAGTTGATGGGAGCCGCCAGTGTGGACCTTCCGACGATTGTCCTGTCTGCCGGACCAGCTCTCAATGGAAAGTTCCGCGGCAAGAGCATTGCCGGCGGGACGGATGTGTGGCGCTTCTCCGAGGACGTGCGCGCCGGCACGATGAGCATGCAGGATTTCATGGCCGCAGAGTCTGGCATAAGCCGGTCGGTCGGCGTTTGCAATGTCATGGGCAGCGCATCCACGATGGCATCTCTCGCCGAAGCGATGGGTCTTTGCCTGCCCATGAATGCAACACTTCCTGCGGTCGATGCTAGGCGCATGGCGTTGGCGCACATGACAGGTATGAGGATTGTGGCAATGGTTCGCGAGGACCTGCGTTTGTCAAAGGTGCTGACGCGGGCAAGCTTCGAGAATGCTATCGTTGCCAACGCGGCGATGGGCGGCTCTTCCAATGCAGTCGTGCATCTTCTCGCGCTGGCCGGCCGGCTTGGCATCCCACTAGCTCTCAAGGATTTTAACCTCGGCTCGGACACCCCGCTGCTAGTTGATTGCCTACCGTCAGGCCAGCACATGATGGAAGAGTTCTGCTATGCAGGCGGTGTCCAGGCGGTGCTCAAGGCAATGGCACCGCTATTGCAGGAGGCGAACTCAGTCCTAAACCGTTCCATCCTGTCGATCTGCGCCGAGGCCGAATGCTATGACGCATCGGTCATCCGCTCGATGGACAAACCGGTAAAGCTTGCGGCAGGCATCCGGGTGCTGACTGGAAATCTCGCGCCGGACGGGGCGGTTATCAAGCCATCGGCGGCCGCCGAAAGCCTGCTCGAACATGAGGGTCCGGCCTATGTCTTTGAGTCCGTGGAGGATATGCATAACCAGATCAACGATCCCAACCTCCCCGTGACCTCGGACACCGTGCTTGTGCTGCAGGGCTGCGGGCCGAAAGGATATCCGGGCATGGCCGAGGTCGGGAACATGCCCATTCCGGCGAGGCTCGTGCGGGCCGGCGTGCGGGACATGGTCCGCATTTCGGACGCAAGAATGTCGGGCACTGCCTTCGGCGCTGTCGTCCTGCATGTGGCTCCTGAAGCCGCGGTCGGCGGTCCGCTGGCACTGGTCCGCACCGGCGACCGGATCCGGTTGAGCGTGAAGGAGGGAAGCATCCAGCTTCTCGTCGACGAAGCCGAGCTGGCCGCCCGCAGGGAGGGATGGCAAGCCCCGGCGCTGGCCACCGATCGCGGATACGTCAAGATGTATCTCGACCACGTCCAGCAGGCGGATCGAGGGGCTGATCTCGATTTCCTTGTCCGCGGTAGTGGAGATAGAGTCAGTCGTGAGGCCCATTGA
- a CDS encoding carbohydrate ABC transporter permease, which produces MSGVNGRSAMRKYRKTLGQAGVYAGLLSMTVIFLFPILWILGISFKTRQQIFTNPPLFFWEPTLQNYQQVLKTAAFFPALFQSLLISGGTVLLSLVVGAPAAYAMARIPFRGRTTVYYSLLMMRMLPPMAVLIPMFFLFDAFGLKNSSLGVILAYTTFSLPLVVWVMRNFFEELPVEIEESAAIDGASRWTTFLRIVLPLSRPGLVAIGLLSLLMAWNDFLFAAVLTNNATQTLPVLLASYSTADSGVDWGQLAAAGMLVVSPVLLISVLAQRHLVAGLSAGSVKG; this is translated from the coding sequence ATGTCCGGCGTCAATGGGCGTTCAGCTATGCGCAAGTACAGAAAGACACTCGGTCAGGCGGGCGTCTATGCGGGGTTGCTGTCGATGACCGTGATCTTCCTGTTCCCGATTCTCTGGATTCTCGGAATCTCGTTCAAGACGCGCCAGCAGATCTTCACCAACCCGCCGTTGTTCTTCTGGGAGCCGACGCTCCAGAACTACCAGCAGGTGCTTAAGACCGCAGCCTTCTTTCCCGCCCTGTTTCAGAGTCTTCTGATCTCCGGCGGAACGGTTCTTCTGTCGCTCGTCGTCGGCGCTCCGGCCGCCTATGCAATGGCGCGAATTCCGTTCCGAGGCCGAACCACGGTATACTACTCGCTGCTGATGATGCGGATGCTGCCGCCAATGGCCGTGCTGATCCCGATGTTCTTCCTGTTTGATGCCTTCGGGTTGAAGAACAGCAGTCTCGGCGTGATCCTGGCCTACACGACTTTCAGCCTTCCGCTGGTGGTCTGGGTGATGCGAAACTTCTTCGAGGAACTCCCCGTAGAGATCGAGGAGAGTGCCGCTATCGATGGGGCCAGCCGCTGGACGACTTTCCTTCGTATTGTCCTTCCGCTGTCGCGGCCCGGCCTGGTGGCTATCGGTCTGCTCTCGCTCCTGATGGCATGGAATGACTTCTTGTTTGCGGCTGTTCTCACAAATAACGCGACTCAGACACTACCCGTACTGCTTGCAAGTTACTCAACTGCCGACAGTGGCGTTGATTGGGGGCAGCTTGCTGCCGCAGGAATGTTGGTAGTTTCGCCGGTGTTGTTGATATCTGTATTGGCACAACGGCATCTCGTTGCAGGATTGTCTGCAGGTTCAGTGAAAGGGTGA
- a CDS encoding carbohydrate ABC transporter permease yields the protein MKVGTVVAGPARGLVSARPSRRKPRLGVWFEHQFHVFALAPTVIVMLIIFGLPLAFSFFLSLKGWTPSRSIYGGDFAGAENYRLLSTDPVFVHSLVLTIAYTIVTVTIEMLLGLGAALLLNKDLPFVRFIRTLILLPMMMTPIVAALCWKLLLDPEYGFVNFLLGQKLAWVGDPQLAPIAVTLVNVWQNVPYVAVLLLAGLRSLPTDPAEAASIDGASRLQTFWYVTLPALRPSILVALLLRTIFEFRSFENVYVLTGGGPGGSTNLISMFTYALTFSQFDFTLGAAASWVMLVASLCLCAIPIMIFRLREKV from the coding sequence ATGAAGGTCGGAACGGTGGTCGCGGGTCCCGCACGCGGGTTGGTTTCGGCGCGGCCATCCCGCCGGAAGCCTCGCCTAGGTGTTTGGTTTGAGCATCAGTTTCACGTTTTTGCATTGGCTCCCACTGTCATCGTGATGCTGATCATTTTCGGTCTGCCGCTGGCTTTCTCGTTCTTTCTGAGTCTGAAGGGCTGGACGCCGTCCCGAAGCATCTATGGCGGTGATTTTGCCGGGGCCGAAAACTACCGGCTGCTGTCTACGGATCCGGTATTCGTGCACAGTCTCGTTCTCACGATCGCCTACACGATCGTTACCGTGACGATCGAGATGTTGCTCGGGCTCGGCGCTGCGCTTCTCCTGAACAAGGATCTGCCATTCGTACGGTTCATCCGGACACTCATCCTGCTTCCGATGATGATGACGCCGATTGTCGCTGCGCTGTGCTGGAAGCTTCTGCTCGATCCGGAATACGGCTTCGTCAACTTCCTTTTAGGCCAGAAGCTCGCCTGGGTCGGTGATCCGCAGCTTGCCCCAATCGCGGTGACGCTCGTCAATGTCTGGCAGAACGTCCCCTATGTCGCCGTTCTGCTCCTGGCGGGCCTGCGCTCGCTGCCAACCGACCCGGCAGAGGCTGCATCCATCGATGGTGCAAGTCGCTTGCAAACGTTCTGGTACGTGACATTGCCCGCGTTGCGCCCGTCGATCCTTGTCGCACTTCTACTTCGTACCATCTTTGAGTTCCGTAGTTTCGAGAACGTCTACGTGCTGACGGGTGGGGGGCCTGGTGGGTCGACCAACCTGATCTCGATGTTCACCTATGCGCTCACGTTCAGCCAATTCGATTTCACGCTCGGTGCTGCCGCATCATGGGTCATGCTTGTCGCGTCGCTCTGCCTGTGTGCTATTCCGATCATGATATTCCGCCTGCGGGAGAAGGTCTGA
- a CDS encoding PLP-dependent aminotransferase family protein, whose product MYRYEAVVGQVQEWISTGVLKPGDRLLSIRDMSAKLGYSTVTVYQAYRMLEDDGTLETRSRSGFFVSTGAKPLAEFGKMRPDWDTGSVSQTGNVDIAPISLPRDLDGFGARTVSEDLLPLAELYRLLGKNLRQEACYRNSLPWNGLEALRDVVARQIGDTSSRTHGRNIVITRGTCTALQLTLNHLRKEKGKVIVETPMASDWVSTVLASGRELVEIYSHPRYGVDPEQFQYLLDHNDVAACVLSPINHSPTGVSYSVDVAQRIVEAATGKNVKIIENMAGRDLYYTGPPAFDLAQFDTRNLVVRVGGFAETLGARFGLGWIVSSPRDLQEIRATVEADVVLAGDRAIQTTLAEFLVKRSYDRHLRKLRESLSTRMRRGLSLMFQTFPDNCTVSRPHGGYVCWVRGPKEFDALNAAAKARTNAVGFGPGPLFSVTRWFNNFIALNLSYEWTPQRERQLALIGELLRAH is encoded by the coding sequence ATGTACCGCTACGAAGCCGTCGTTGGACAAGTGCAGGAATGGATATCGACAGGCGTCCTGAAGCCGGGCGACCGTCTGCTCTCAATAAGGGACATGAGCGCGAAGCTCGGATACAGTACCGTCACCGTCTACCAGGCCTACCGAATGCTAGAAGACGATGGAACCCTGGAAACACGGAGCCGCTCTGGGTTCTTCGTATCCACAGGCGCCAAACCGCTCGCGGAATTCGGCAAGATGCGGCCCGACTGGGACACGGGCAGCGTCAGCCAGACCGGCAACGTGGATATAGCCCCGATCTCGCTGCCAAGAGACCTCGACGGCTTTGGCGCGCGGACCGTCAGCGAAGACCTGCTGCCCCTTGCTGAACTCTATCGCCTTCTGGGGAAAAACCTCCGGCAGGAGGCCTGCTACCGGAACTCACTTCCCTGGAACGGACTTGAAGCGTTGCGAGACGTGGTCGCAAGGCAGATCGGCGATACGTCCTCGCGAACGCACGGTAGAAACATCGTGATTACGCGAGGCACCTGCACAGCACTTCAACTGACGCTCAATCACCTGCGCAAGGAGAAGGGAAAGGTCATTGTGGAGACGCCGATGGCTTCCGACTGGGTTTCGACGGTGCTCGCCTCAGGGCGCGAACTCGTCGAGATCTATTCGCATCCCCGGTATGGCGTGGATCCGGAACAATTCCAATATCTGCTGGATCACAACGATGTCGCCGCCTGCGTGCTGTCGCCGATTAACCATTCGCCTACCGGCGTGTCATACTCGGTCGACGTCGCACAGCGGATTGTCGAGGCCGCCACTGGGAAGAACGTGAAGATCATCGAGAACATGGCTGGGCGCGACCTGTACTATACCGGTCCACCCGCATTCGATCTCGCACAGTTCGATACACGCAATCTCGTGGTCCGCGTGGGGGGATTTGCAGAAACGCTCGGCGCGCGCTTCGGACTTGGCTGGATTGTCAGCTCGCCAAGAGACCTGCAGGAGATCAGGGCGACGGTGGAAGCCGACGTCGTCCTGGCCGGGGACAGGGCCATTCAGACCACGTTGGCCGAGTTCCTGGTAAAACGGAGTTATGATCGTCACCTACGGAAACTCAGAGAGAGTCTATCCACTCGGATGCGACGGGGACTGTCCCTGATGTTCCAGACTTTTCCCGATAATTGCACAGTTTCCCGACCCCATGGCGGATATGTCTGCTGGGTCCGCGGTCCCAAAGAATTCGACGCCCTGAACGCCGCAGCCAAGGCGCGCACGAACGCTGTAGGCTTCGGGCCGGGTCCGCTGTTCTCAGTGACCCGGTGGTTCAACAACTTCATCGCGCTGAACCTGTCATACGAATGGACGCCCCAGCGTGAACGCCAGCTGGCACTGATCGGAGAACTTCTACGGGCGCATTAG
- a CDS encoding LacI family DNA-binding transcriptional regulator, producing the protein MKSIKRLTQRAVTIKDVAREAGVSAMSVSNVLNGRGRISEATADSIRRTVERLGYRPSVAARRLRLSQQWTIGMLIVVDDADFLNDPFITAQVTGLTNYLTANSYSLILRGMRPSDFRTARVFQDIEADGMVAILSGEPMQREWFVRELSALRIPLVFLQEQEAPDDMDCIVIRQDDFDGGRQVGLHLVENGARDCWMLMPCVEWAAMRSRLEGLSSMFAEAGLQSPTIIRCKDESFDICYLATLDALRHGRRPDAIVGGNDRMAIGAMKACIDTGIRIPGDVQVMGFNAFDTWRYVEPTLTTVRSAAHDLGERAAGELMSRLQTGQFRRRKITLPVTLQPGKSTRQMG; encoded by the coding sequence ATGAAATCCATAAAGCGCTTGACGCAGCGCGCTGTCACCATCAAGGATGTGGCCCGTGAAGCTGGCGTGTCTGCGATGTCGGTCTCGAACGTTCTGAACGGGCGCGGGCGCATTTCGGAGGCCACTGCCGACAGCATACGCCGCACGGTAGAGCGACTAGGTTACCGGCCATCCGTGGCCGCGCGACGGTTGCGGCTGTCTCAGCAATGGACGATTGGGATGCTGATCGTCGTCGATGATGCCGATTTCCTCAATGATCCGTTCATTACCGCGCAGGTGACCGGACTGACCAACTATCTCACGGCCAATTCTTACAGTCTTATCCTGCGCGGCATGCGTCCCTCGGACTTCCGGACGGCCCGCGTTTTCCAGGATATCGAGGCTGATGGGATGGTGGCGATCCTCTCCGGCGAACCGATGCAGCGCGAATGGTTCGTTCGTGAGCTTTCCGCACTACGGATTCCGCTGGTCTTCCTGCAAGAACAGGAAGCACCGGACGACATGGACTGTATCGTCATCCGGCAGGACGATTTCGACGGCGGGCGCCAGGTCGGGCTCCATCTTGTTGAAAATGGGGCGCGCGATTGCTGGATGCTCATGCCTTGCGTCGAGTGGGCTGCAATGCGCTCGCGTTTGGAAGGCCTCTCGTCAATGTTTGCGGAGGCGGGACTGCAATCCCCGACAATTATCCGCTGCAAAGACGAGAGTTTCGATATTTGCTATTTGGCCACGCTTGACGCGCTGCGCCATGGTCGTCGTCCTGACGCAATTGTCGGCGGCAACGATCGCATGGCCATCGGGGCAATGAAGGCGTGCATCGACACGGGGATTCGCATCCCCGGTGATGTGCAGGTGATGGGCTTCAATGCTTTCGATACTTGGCGTTATGTAGAGCCTACTCTGACGACCGTCCGTTCGGCAGCACACGACCTAGGAGAACGGGCCGCAGGGGAACTCATGTCGCGCCTCCAGACTGGACAGTTCCGCAGGCGAAAGATCACCCTTCCGGTTACCCTCCAGCCGGGGAAGTCCACTCGCCAGATGGGCTGA